CCGCTGCTCGGGACCGCCCCGGTCACGCACGCCGTCGGCAGCGTCTCCGACGACTTCGTCAACGACGACGCCGCCCAGGCCGCCTGGCGCGGCGAGGCCGCTGCCGGTGGCCGGACGCGCGGCGACGTCGAGGACACCGCCCGGGGCTTCCTGCTCACCGCCGACGGCGCGTCCGTCGCGGTGCACGCCTGCTGGGCCTCGCACGAGGCCCGCGACCGCACCACCATCACCGTGCAGGGGGCCGCCGGGTCGGCGACCCTGCGCTGCACGTTCGGGTTCAGCCCGAACCGCGAGCCGACGCCGGTGCTCACCCGCACCCGCGACGGCGAGACCGTCCGGCTGCCGCTGCCCACCGAGCCGATCGGCGCCGAGTACGACCGCCAGCTCGACGCCCTGCCGGGACTGCTCGCCGACCCGGCCAGCCGGGGGGCGGCCGCCGCCGAGGCGCGCCGGACCATCGACGTCATCGAACGGATCTACCACGCCGCCCGGCACACCGAGCCGGAGCGGGAGCACGCGCTGGCGGGCCATCGCGACCGGTGAGAACCACCGGCGACCTCACTCGCTCCGGGGAGCAGCCATGAGCCATCCACCGTCCACCGTCGACGTACCCCGACCGGCGCCGAGCCGGGGCCCGATCCGCGCGGTCGTGTTCGACCTCGACGGCGTCGTGGTCGACAGCTCGGCCGTCATGCGCGAGGCGTTCAGCATCGCGTACGCCGAGGTGGTGGGGGACGGGCCCGCGCCGTTCGAGGAGTACAACCGGCACATGGGCCGGTACTTCCCGGACATCATGCGGCTGATGGGCCTGCCGCTGGAGATGGAGGAGCCGTTCGTCCGGGAGAGCTACCGGATGGCCCACCTGGTGCCGCTCTTCCCCGGCGTACGGGAGACGCTGCAGACGCTGCGGTCGCGGGGCATCCGGATGGCGATCGCCACCGGCAAGAGCGGCCCCCGGGCCCGCTCGCTGCTGGACGTCCTCGGTGTGCTGGACCTGTTCGACCAGGTGATCGGCTCCGACGAGGTGGCTCGTCCCAAGCCCGCCCCGGACATCGTGCTCCAGGCGCTGGGCCACCTCGACGTGCCGCCGCCGCAGGCGATGATGGTCGGCGACGCGGTGATCGACCTGCTCAGCGGCCGCGACGCCGGCGCGACCACGGTCGCCACCACGTGGCACGGCGGGGACGTGGCCGCGCTGCTCGCCGCCGGCCCGGACCTGGTCGCCCACACCCCGACCGATCTGCTCGCCCACTGCCCGGCGGCCCTCGTCTCCTGACGCATGCGGAAGGCCACCTCCCCGGCCCGGGAGGTGGCCTTCCTGTCTCGGGGCTCTGCTTACCGCCGATCACCAGTTCCGCCGTTCGGATCCCGCGCCGGTCGGGCGGGCGCCGGGGCAGTGGCCCGACCTATCAGGCGGGAAACGACCCGTGGTGACCGGCCGAGCCGGTCACCACGGGGGTGCTCAGCTCGGGCCGGACCCGGCGGCCTCAGGGCCGGCGTCGAGGAAGGCCAGCATGTGCTCGCCCAGCTCCTCGGCGAGGCGGAACGGGAGCAGGTCGGTCCGGATGGTGATGCGCAGGAGCGCGTCGGTGTGCCGGGGGATCGCCTCGACGGTGAGCCCGCTCATCACCTCCCGGGCGTACGGCTCGACGACCTCCTCGGTCCGGCAGCCGGGCAGCTCCAGCGGCAGCACCACGTTGTCCTGGTACGCGAAGCCCGGCAGGCCGGCCACCACCTCGCTGGGCAGCCCCACGGCCGGGTCGGCGGCGCTCTCCGAGAAGGGGATGTCCTGGGCGGCCATCAGCTCGTCGACGGTCTGCTGGACGTGCCGGAGCAGGTCCTGGCCCGGCTGGAACCGGACCCGGACGCAGTTGGAGTTGATCCGGGTGGTGAAGGCGGAGTCGAGGATGCGGCTGCCCCGCTTGGCGACGATCATCAGCAGGCCGATGTCGTCCTGCCGGTGCACGGCGCGCAGCGCGGAGGCGAACGCGGCGGCG
This genomic interval from Micromonospora coxensis contains the following:
- a CDS encoding HAD-IA family hydrolase, whose protein sequence is MSHPPSTVDVPRPAPSRGPIRAVVFDLDGVVVDSSAVMREAFSIAYAEVVGDGPAPFEEYNRHMGRYFPDIMRLMGLPLEMEEPFVRESYRMAHLVPLFPGVRETLQTLRSRGIRMAIATGKSGPRARSLLDVLGVLDLFDQVIGSDEVARPKPAPDIVLQALGHLDVPPPQAMMVGDAVIDLLSGRDAGATTVATTWHGGDVAALLAAGPDLVAHTPTDLLAHCPAALVS